In Nymphaea colorata isolate Beijing-Zhang1983 chromosome 5, ASM883128v2, whole genome shotgun sequence, one genomic interval encodes:
- the LOC116254348 gene encoding protein SUPPRESSOR OF K(+) TRANSPORT GROWTH DEFECT 1, with protein MYSNFKEQAIEYVRQAVQEDNAGNYAKAFPLYMNALEYFKTHLKYEKNPKIRDAITQKFTEYLRRAEEIRAALDEGTTPGSGGNSSVDAAVATRPKSKPKDGGGNDGEDQEQSKLRAGLNSAIIREKPNVKWNDVAGLESAKQALQEAVILPVKFPQFFTGKRRPWRAFLLYGPPGTGKSYLAKAVATEADSTFFSISSSDLVSKWMGESEKLVSNLFQMARESAPSIIFIDEIDSLCGQRGEGNESEASRRIKTELLVQMQGVGNNDQKVLVLAATNTPYALDQAIRRRFDKRIYIPLPDLKARQHMFKVHLGDTPHNLTERDFENLARRTEGFSGSDISVCVKDVLFEPVRKTQDAMFFVKDDDDNWIPCGPKQRGALQTTMQDLAAKGLASKILPPPITSTDFDKVLARQRPTVSKADLEVHERFTKEFGEEG; from the exons ATGTACAGCAATTTCAAGGAGCAGGCAATCGAATACGTGAGGCAGGCCGTGCAAGAAGACAACGCCGGCAACTATGCCAAGGCCTTTCCTCTCTATATGAATGCCCTCGAGTACTTTAAAACCCACCTCAAGTATGAGAAGAATCCCAAGATCAGGGACGCCATCACCCAGAAGTTTACGGAGTACCTTCGCCGCGCCGAGGAGATCAGGGCCGCGCTCGATGAGGGCACCACCCCGGGATCCGGAGGGAACAGTAGCGTGGATGCGGCTGTTGCGACGAGGCCCAAATCGAAGCCCAAAGATGGCGGCGGGAACGACGGGGAGGACCAGGAGCAATCGAAGCTCAGGGCGGGCCTCAACTCGGCGATCATAAGGGAGAAACCGAACGTCAAGTGGAACGACGTCGCCGGGCTCGAGAGTGCCAAACAGGCTTTGCAAGAGGCCGTAATCCTGCCCGTCAAGTTCCCTCAGTTCTTTACAG GCAAACGAAGACCATGGAGGGCTTTCCTTTTATATGGTCCTCCTGGAACTGGGAAATCTTATTTGGCTAAGGCTGTTGCAACAGAGGCAGATTCTACCTTTTTCAG TATCTCTTCATCAGACCTTGTCTCCAAGTGGATGGGTGAAAGTGAGAAGcttgtttcaaatctttttCAGATGGCACGTGAAAGTGCACCATCAATCATCTTTATTGATGAGATAGACTCTTTATGTGGTCAACGTGGAGAAGGCAATGAGAGTGAAGCTTCTCGACGAATCAAAACAGAACTTCTCGTACAAATGCAG GGTGTAGGTAACAATGATCAGAAAGTTCTTGTTCTTGCTGCTACAAATACTCCATATGCTTTGGATCAG GCTATTCGCCGACGATTTGACAAGAGGATATATATCCCCCTCCCTGATTTGAAAGCAAGGCAACACATGTTTAAG GTTCATCTAGGAGACACACCACACAACTTAACTGAAAGAGACTTTGAGAATTTAGCACGCAGGACGGAGGGGTTTTCAGGATCAGATATTTCAGTTTGT GTCAAGGATGTTCTGTTTGAGCCTGTACGTAAAACCCAGGACGCCATGTTCTTTGtaaaagatgatgatgataattGGATACCATGTGGACCTAAGCAACGTGGAGCTTTGCAGACTACCATGCAGGACCTTGCTGCCAAAGGACTTGCTTCCAAG ATTCTGCCACCACCTATTACAAGCACAGACTTTGACAAAGTTCTTGCAAGGCAGAGGCCAACGGTTAGCAAAGCTGATCTTGAAGTTCACGAGAGATTTACCAAAGAGTTTGGGGAAGAGGGTTGA
- the LOC116254058 gene encoding uncharacterized protein LOC116254058: MSPQARTPDAATTTITSEQAAATTTLQDQSATTTNNNTSESEIVTTTTAATTTNNNGSALDSELMMSLMERLQRYPSLLNTNSFLSQPLEDLFLSLPDEDEDEDEDEDDEDEDEDGEGDHEVNADYRTRLAKEEAKLERELIRIIQSGKAAETLKPNSGQAVTVRDSHICVGFHEEPRQGYRVWEWHGHVLLYDEVQGYSPEYIYGNYFEKMAAASKDGRFEEKDNPFASSGLRELIGSGGALNGRIVRRNMGSGGNR; the protein is encoded by the coding sequence ATGAGCCCTCAGGCCCGCACCCCCGACGCTGCGACTACCACCATCACCTCCGAGCaagccgccgccaccaccaccttACAGGACCAATCGGCTACAACCACCAATAACAACACATCTGAGAGCGAAATCGTCACCACCACTACTGCCGCCACCACTACGAACAACAACGGTTCTGCCTTGGACAGCGAACTAATGATGAGCCTCATGGAGAGGCTCCAACGCTACCCTTCTCTCCTTAACACCAATTCCTTCCTCTCTCAGCCTCTTGAGgatctcttcctctcccttccTGACGAAGacgaagatgaagatgaagatgaagatgacgaAGATGAAGACGAGGATGGAGAAGGGGACCACGAGGTAAACGCTGATTACCGAACCAGGCTTGCCAAAGAGGAGGCGAAGCTTGAGAGGGAGCTCATCCGGATCATACAGAGCGGCAAGGCCGCTGAGACCCTCAAGCCCAACTCCGGGCAGGCGGTGACGGTCAGAGACTCGCATATCTGTGTCGGATTCCATGAGGAGCCTCGTCAGGGTTATCGAGTATGGGAATGGCATGGACACGTCCTGCTCTATGATGAAGTGCAGGGTTATTCGCCCGAGTACATCTATGGAAACTATTTCGAGAAGATGGCCGCCGCTTCAAAGGACGGGCGCTTCGAGGAGAAGGATAATCCGTTTGCAAGTTCTGGTCTCCGAGAGCTGATCGGTAGTGGGGGTGCTCTGAATGGTAGGATTGTGAGGAGGAACATGGGCTCTGGTGGGAATAGATAA
- the LOC116255061 gene encoding histone H2A, whose amino-acid sequence MEGSGTGKAKKGAGGRKGGGARKKSVSRSVKAGLQFPVGRIGRYLKKGRYSERVGSGAPVYLAAVLEYLAAEVLELAGNAARDNKKNRIIPRHVLLAVRNDEELGKLLAGVTIAHGGVLPNINPVLLPKKTEKATKEPKSPKATKSPKKA is encoded by the exons ATGGAGGGCTCTGGGACTGGTAAGGCTAAGAAGGGTGCGGGGGGAAGGAAGGGAGGAGGTGCGAGAAAGAAGTCTGTGTCCCGGTCGGTGAAGGCCGGCCTTCAGTTCCCCGTCGGCAGGATCGGGAGATACCTGAAGAAGGGAAGGTACTCCGAGCGCGTTGGCTCCGGCGCCCCCGTCTACCTCGCCGCTGTCCTCGAGTACCTCGCAGCTGAg GTGCTCGAGCTTGCTGGAAACGCAGCAAGGGATAACAAGAAGAATAGAATCATCCCAAGGCACGTTCTTTTGGCCGTCAGGAATGATGAGGAGTTGGGAAAGCTTCTTGCTGGCGTCACCATTGCCCATGGTGGTGTTCTCCCTAACATCAACCCTGTCCTCTTGCCTAAGAAGACTGAGAAGGCAACCAAGGAGCCCAAGTCTCCCAAGGCGACTAAGTCACCCAAGAAAGCCTGA